The DNA region CTCAGTAGACCCAAAAAATGAAGCCTCTTATGCGGCGACTATGGACTGGGTTAGAAAAGCAGGGGGCTTGTTTTATGAAGAAGACTATATTGCCAGCGTGCAACAAAAAACACTGGTTGTGAATGGTAAAGACGACCAAGTGGTTCCTTTATCGAGTGCACATAAATTTTTAGAGTTAATGGATAACTCATGGGGTTATATCATGCCGCACTGTGGTCATTGGGCGATGATTGAGTACCCCGACGACTTTTCTAGTGCCGTGTCGGCTTTTATAAAATCGCACTAGTATGTTGAAGTGCTAATGAATTTTTTAACTAACCATATTATAGATGCCCTGAAAGCTAAGGGATAAAAGGAGTCTTATGTCTGAATTAATGATGCTTTGTAAAACAGCCGAGGTGACCGAAGATGCACCAATTCAAGTGGTGGTAGATGGTTTGCCCCCACTAGCGGTTTATGAGTTTAATAAAAGTTATTACGTTACCAGTGATATTTGCACACACGGAATGGCGTTTATGACAGAGGGTGAACAAGATGGAAATGAAATTGAGTGCCCTTTTCATGGTGGTGCATTTAATTTTGTCACAGGGGAAGTGGTGTCTATGCCCTGTCATATTCCATTAGAGACTTTTCCAGTCGTCATAAATGATGAATACGTGTGTATTGAAAAACCAGTGCTTGAGAAATGATTTATTACTCTTAACGGCGAGAGTAATTGTCTGCACGAATACTGGATAAAAGTTTATATGAGCGGGAAGTTTTTAAAAAGTACGATGGATAATACGCAAGCAGTGCTTAGTGTTATTTGAGGGTGAAAAATCCTTAATGAAAAAGCAATGGTATTAAAACCAAATAGGTTTAATCAGATAATAATTTTATTGTGAGGGATTAGAAAACAGTTGTGTTTGTGTAAGTGAGGTGAGAATGGCAGTTTACTGCGAATCGGTTTGATAGATAACACTGGTTAAGTAGTAGGGTGAAGACTCTAACCTTTATTGAAAAACAGTTTAATGAAGAACACCACTCCAATGTCGGGGATACGGATACTTATCTTTTTAGGGTTTGCATAGTGTTTAGGCAATCCCTCATTCGATAAGTTTTAAACAAGTTAAATATCAAATTATTCAGTTGGTATGAATAGTTGATGGGCATTTAAATATCGTTTAAGGAGTGGTTAAGTGAAGAAACGTATTTGTACAAGAAGGGTTATTGCTAGCCTATTGGTTTTTGCTGGGTTCAGCCAGGCATCAGGCGTTTTGTGGGCAGTAGAAGCGCAACAAAAAGTGGACATCAGAAACGGTTCCATGGGGTTAGCCCATATAAAATCGAATCAATTGGATGATCTTGAAAACCCAGTCTTAAAGCCCAGAGATAGCTTATTTGATATCACTCAACTGGCTGATCAATCTTACCTAATGGTTGGAAATGATGGCTTGATCATCAAAGCATCAAAGAAGCAGGCGGCAGAAAGGCTAGATTCCAATATTAACCACGACCTGTTTAGTACGCACGCCACCAAGCAAGGTGACGTGTTTTTAGGTGGTGCAAATGGGTCATTGTATAAGTCTAATGATCATTTGACTAACTGGTCAAAACAAATAATAGCACCCAATGAATCGATCTTTAACTTTATTGAGTTGAGCACCGCTGAAGTTCTTTTATCGGGTAGTTATGGGCTGCTGATGTCAAGTAGGCCACCTTATCAGCAGTGGGAAGCCGTCAATATACCTTGGGCAGACTTTCTAAAAGAAGCGTGGAATGAGTTTGGCGAAGCAGCCCCTCATTTATATGCTGGTTGCACTAACCAACGCGATGAATTACTGGTAGTTGGTGAGTTCGGCTTAGCACTTAAACGTGATACTGACGGGCAGTGGAGCAAAATACATGGGGGGGCTATAGAACCGGCTATTTATGGCTGTCAGCTATCCAATAACGGCAAAAATATCATTTTGGTCGGGCAACAAGGCATGGTTTACCAAACCAGTAATGGCGGCGATTCATGGGTTGAAAAGAGTATTTCAAAAGGAAGTGACCTATATAAGGTGGAAAAGATCAAAGACCTTTTCATTATTCTGGGCGATAAAAAGAAAATATACACCTCATTAACTTCATCAGACTGGGTGTGCCAGCGATTTATTGGTGACAGGCCTTTGGGTTGGTTTGTTGATATGGCAGTGCAAGGGGAAGACATCGCCATTATCGGCAGTAATGGTGGTTTTAAAGTGACAAGCTATGCGTCATTTGTAACCGCAATAAATCAATTGAATAACTCAAAGGAGCTTGTTAGCTGTGAATAATTGGGCTGAAAAAATACTATCATTACGGATCATATTATTGGTAATAGCTGGCATCATTACGGTTATTGCTGGGTTTTATGCATCCACCATTTCATTTAAAACGGTGTACGAGGAGATTTTGCCTCAACACCATCCATACATTGATACACACCTTGCCTACGAAGGGCAATATGGTGGTCCTTTAACAATCAAGCTTATTTTCGAGTCTAAAGAAGGCTCCATTTATCAGGCTGATGCGCTAAAAAAGATTAAAGCCATTACCGAAGGACTTGATGCAACGCCTTATGTCAATCATGATCAAGTGTTTTCAATCGCTTCTCGCAAAGTAAGGCGGGTAAAAATTGATGAGTTTGGTGCCAGCAGCATTCCGCTATTGCCGGGTGATGAACCACTACCAAAAACTGAAGGGCAGTTAAAAGCGTTTTCAGAACTGGTTGATAGCACGCCTGGGGTTCTTGGAACGTATGTCTCATTTGATAAAAGCTCTGCTTATTTTCAAGCCAGCTTAATTCCAGGTGAAATAGATTATACAAAGGTATTTAATTATTTAAACGCATTGTCAGAGCAATATAGCAATGAGACGTTCACCTTGCATATGTTTGGTCAACCCGTGTTAACAGGGTGGATCTATATGTACAACGCAGAAGTCATACAAATTTTATGTCTTTCTTTTCTGGTGATGTTAGTGATGCTTTTTTACTTCTCTAAAAACACAAGAATGGTTGTTTTAGCAGGTGTAACCTCTTTAATTAGTGCGGTATGGGGCTTGGGCTTTGTAGGCTTATTAGGTTGGTCTTTAGACCCCCTAATACTAGTGATTCCAATGCTAGTTATGGCACGTACCTTAAGTCATTCGGTACAAATGGGGATGCGTTATTTAGAAATAGCGCATGATCAGTTAAGTAAAATTGATGCCTGCGTTATCTTACTAAAAAAGCAATTTAAACCAGGTGTTTTGGGGATCGTAACCGATGCAGCAGGTATCTTCTTAATTGCGGTAGCCGATATTCCTGTGATGCAAAAACTAGCCACATTTGCAGGTATTTGGTCGCTTAGCGTGATTGTGACAGTACTTATCTTAATACCGTTAATGTTCAGCTGTGTAAAGCAAGTTGGTAAGGTCAATCTGTCAGTCGAAGATGAGAGTTATTGTCTTACAAAGAAAATATTAAGCGGTATATTCTATCTGTCAGATCATAAAACAAGCCGTGTCATCGTTTGGGTTGTTTTTATTACGGTATCAGCCAGTTCATTTTGGATTTCAAAAGATCTAAAAGTAGGTGAGGTTGAACCTGGCACCAGTTTATTATGGCCTGATTCGCCGTATAACCAAGCGGTGTCACTTCATACCAAAAAATTTATTGGTCCAGATCAATTGCTGGTGGTTGTTGAAGCCACACCAGCAGAAGAAAACAATGGTGCTAAGAAGGCTGACCGTGTGGATATCCGTGAATTGAGTGTTATAAAGAAAATTCAAACCTTTCAATATATGATGCAAAACACACCTGATATTAAAGGGAGTCTATCATTTGTAGATTTATTACCCAGTGTAAAACGCAGTTTATCGGGTAACTATCCTAAATTTGAAACGCTTCCCGTGGACGGCCGTGAATCGGGGCAGTTGGTCAATTTACTGCAGGCAAATGCTTCACCAGGCGATTTTAGTTACTTATTTGATAATGAATATAAAAATGCCAGTGTGCGCTT from Cycloclasticus pugetii PS-1 includes:
- a CDS encoding beta propeller repeat protein produces the protein MKKRICTRRVIASLLVFAGFSQASGVLWAVEAQQKVDIRNGSMGLAHIKSNQLDDLENPVLKPRDSLFDITQLADQSYLMVGNDGLIIKASKKQAAERLDSNINHDLFSTHATKQGDVFLGGANGSLYKSNDHLTNWSKQIIAPNESIFNFIELSTAEVLLSGSYGLLMSSRPPYQQWEAVNIPWADFLKEAWNEFGEAAPHLYAGCTNQRDELLVVGEFGLALKRDTDGQWSKIHGGAIEPAIYGCQLSNNGKNIILVGQQGMVYQTSNGGDSWVEKSISKGSDLYKVEKIKDLFIILGDKKKIYTSLTSSDWVCQRFIGDRPLGWFVDMAVQGEDIAIIGSNGGFKVTSYASFVTAINQLNNSKELVSCE
- a CDS encoding efflux RND transporter permease subunit: MNNWAEKILSLRIILLVIAGIITVIAGFYASTISFKTVYEEILPQHHPYIDTHLAYEGQYGGPLTIKLIFESKEGSIYQADALKKIKAITEGLDATPYVNHDQVFSIASRKVRRVKIDEFGASSIPLLPGDEPLPKTEGQLKAFSELVDSTPGVLGTYVSFDKSSAYFQASLIPGEIDYTKVFNYLNALSEQYSNETFTLHMFGQPVLTGWIYMYNAEVIQILCLSFLVMLVMLFYFSKNTRMVVLAGVTSLISAVWGLGFVGLLGWSLDPLILVIPMLVMARTLSHSVQMGMRYLEIAHDQLSKIDACVILLKKQFKPGVLGIVTDAAGIFLIAVADIPVMQKLATFAGIWSLSVIVTVLILIPLMFSCVKQVGKVNLSVEDESYCLTKKILSGIFYLSDHKTSRVIVWVVFITVSASSFWISKDLKVGEVEPGTSLLWPDSPYNQAVSLHTKKFIGPDQLLVVVEATPAEENNGAKKADRVDIRELSVIKKIQTFQYMMQNTPDIKGSLSFVDLLPSVKRSLSGNYPKFETLPVDGRESGQLVNLLQANASPGDFSYLFDNEYKNASVRFFVSDHKSETVNNVIEKTKKVISEIEATDSSPGKLRMAAGSIGIASATNSEVSKAQGLNFILTTMVIIVAIWFGYRSLSAVLILITPLLFTDVVVAAIMVKLGMSINVNTLPILSVGMGIGIDYGIYLLSRSIEEGKRGVHSSLNEAVHHAILTSGRAIFITAITMVFAVGIWYFMSNLRFQADMGLLLALVMIINCLGALILIPLAIHTFKPNLLKADA
- a CDS encoding non-heme iron oxygenase ferredoxin subunit, whose product is MSELMMLCKTAEVTEDAPIQVVVDGLPPLAVYEFNKSYYVTSDICTHGMAFMTEGEQDGNEIECPFHGGAFNFVTGEVVSMPCHIPLETFPVVINDEYVCIEKPVLEK